In the genome of Thunnus maccoyii chromosome 15, fThuMac1.1, whole genome shotgun sequence, one region contains:
- the abrab gene encoding actin binding Rho activating protein b, with translation MSDKQTGQASQRKPSTNKNIKKLRTISMVCSLTRSWQQWVTENENKQATEPSGWAPSWMREPAEEPKKTWVPKKPHPTQNQPIEVSQHHVVDEAQKISTPHEETQDAAKTEEVKASAETPAVSPIKTKQVVKTVTSGAQEKSAGIGLLTEKIKKEALPSDEEIDKLLKKRSSPTRRRKCSNMVSSLTKSWKQVENEQKFGKEGGEPVEGHPCGVDREDSGHSEVEEKLNIEDAQEFTTISMKEAEEKDSEEDSESEVQIKRSTVPTYKKEAEDANKINALSKKYSAVGNLKSRWQNWASEHTVNQKLNPFSEYFDYDYSMSLRLQKGEDGYGRPKEGTKTAERAKRAERHIHREIDDMCYVLRTMADPDPDGKTRVTFGELFDRYVRISDKVVGILLRARKHGKVAFEGEMLWQGQDDGVIITLLV, from the exons ATGTCAGACAAACAGACTGGTCAAGCCTCCCAAAGGAAGCCATCCACCAACAAGAACATCAAGAAGCTCCGAACCATTAGCATGGTGTGCAGCCTGACGAGGAGCTGGCAGCAGTGGGTGACAGAGAACGAGAACAAGCAGGCGACTGAACCCAGCGGCTGGGCTCCCTCTTGGATGAGAGAACCAGCAGAGGAACCTAAAAAGACATGGGTCCCCAAGAAGCCTCATCCCACTCAAAACCAGCCAATAGAAGTCTCTCAGCATCATGTAGTTGACGAGGCTCAAAAGATATCAACTCCCCATGAGGAGACCCAAGATGCAGCCAAGACTGAGGAGGTTAAGGCCTCAGCTGAAACACCAGCTGTGTCTCCTATCAAGACAAAGCAGGTGGTGAAGACCGTGACCAGTGGGGCCCAGGAGAAAAGTGCTGGCATCGGGCTACTCACTGAGAAGATCAAGAAAGAGGCTCTGCCGTCAGATGAGGAGATTGACAAGCTGCTGAAGAAGAGAAGCTCACCGACACGCCGCAGAAAGTGCTCCAATATGGTGTCATCACTGACCAAAAGCTGGAAGCAGGTAGAGAATGAACAGAAGTTTggaaaagaaggaggagaaCCAGTAGAGGGACACCCATGTGGGGTTGATAGAGAGGACAGTGGACACTCTGAAGTAGAGGAGAAACTAAACATAGAGGATGCTCAAGAATTCACGACAATCTCTATGAAAGAGGCAGAAGAAAAAGACTCTGAAGAAGACTCTGAATCAGAAGTGCAGATCAAAAGATCCACAGTCCCAAC GTACAAAAAGGAAGCTGAGGATGCCAATAAGATCAACGCCCTCTCCAAGAAATACAGCGCTGTGGGAAATCTCAAGAGCCGCTGGCAGAATTGGGCCTCAGAGCACACCGTCAACCAGAAACTAAACCCCTTCAGTGAATACTTTGATTATGATTACTCCATGTCCCTCCGCCTCCAAAAAGGCGAAGACGGCTACGGACGCCCCAAGGAGGGCACTAAAACAGCGGAGAGAGCTAAACGCGCCGAGCGACACATCCACCGGGAGATTGACGACATGTGTTACGTGCTCAGGACTATGGCTGATCCAGACCCAGACGGAAAGACCAGAGTCACGTTCGGAGAGCTGTTTGACAGATATGTCCGGATCTCCGATAAGGTGGTGGGGATACTGCTGAGAGCAAGGAAACATGGGAAGGTTGCGTTTGAGGGAGAGATGTTGTGGCAAGGCCAGGATGATGGAGTAATCATCACTCTGCTGGTGTGA